A single region of the Acanthopagrus latus isolate v.2019 chromosome 11, fAcaLat1.1, whole genome shotgun sequence genome encodes:
- the micos13 gene encoding MICOS complex subunit MIC13 has product MAARILPVVKLATKVTIAGGALYVACDSGLLGSSEQGSEALGKAKAAIPPAIEEWMKYFGLEAQLPTMPHIEFSPVESWNSGVRWTISSLSEAPTKASDYTNQGLQYLKDLTK; this is encoded by the exons ATGGCGGCAAGGATTTTGCCCGTAGTGAA ACTGGCCACCAAGGTGACCATCGCAGGAGGAGCTCTGTACGTTGCCTGTGACTCTGGTCTGTTGGGAAGCAGTGAGCAGGGCTCAGAGGCCCTGGGTAAGGCCAAGGCTGCAATACCCCCCGCCATAGAGGAATGGATGAAGTACTTTGGCCTGGAG GCTCAGCTTCCAACCATGCCACACATTGAATTCTCTCCTGTTGAGTCGTGGAACTCTG GAGTGCGATGGACAATTTCATCTCTTTCTGAGGCACCAACAAAAGCAAGCGATTACACAAATCAGGGTTTGCAGTACCTGAAAGACCTCACCAAGTGA
- the hsd11b1la gene encoding hydroxysteroid 11-beta-dehydrogenase 1-like protein: MRTPTKIFLGSLFVAYLAVKWTAPSFNAESLRGARVLVTGASTGIGEQMAYHYASFGAQIVITARREKVLQQVVEKCLSLGAQRALYIAADMGNESDPDKVIDFALEKLGGLDYVVLNHIGPSPFSMWEGDVEHTRWLMKVNFFSYIQMAWRAMASLEQNKGSLVIVSSLLGKMSSPFVAPYTSTKFALNGFFGALHHELAMKKSNVSISICTLGLIDTESAMEKVRDVTNVPAYPATDAALNIIMTGATRQRDLFYPWFTRGIALSEDWFPSLTDYFIQNSYNYSP, encoded by the exons ATGAGAACGCCAACAAAAATCTTTTTAGGTAGTTTATTTGTTGCCTACCTTGCTGTCAAGTGGACCGCGCCGAGTTTTAATGCAG AATCTCTCAGAGGCGCCAGGGTGCTGGTGACCGGGGCCAGCACAGGTATTGGCGAACAAATGGCGTATCACTATGCCAGCTTTGGAGCCCAGATAGTAATTACAGCCCGGAGAGAGAAAGTGTTACAGCAG GTGGTGGAGAAGTGCCTGAGCCTGGGAGCCCAGAGAGCTCTCTACATAGCAGCAGACATGGGCAACGAGTCAGACCCGGACAAAGTGATAGATTTTGCTCTGGAAAAGCTCGGAGGGCTGGATTATGTGGTTCTCAACCACATTGGCCCGAGCCCCTTCAGCATGTGGGAGGGAGATGTGGAGCACACCAGGTGGCTGATGAAG GTCAATTTCTTCAGCTATATTCAGATGGCCTGGAGAGCTATGGCCTCGCTTGAACAAAATAAAGGATCACTGGTGATTGTTTCATCACTCTTAG GTAAAATGTCCAGTCCCTTCGTGGCACCGTATACCTCAACGAAATTTGCCTTGAATGGTTTCTTCGGGGCCCTCCATCATGAGCTGGCTATGAAGAAGAGCAATGTGTCCATCTCGATATGTACACTAGGGCTCATTGACACAGAATCAGCCATGGAGAAAGTCAG GGATGTTACAAACGTACCAGCCTACCCTGCTACAGACGCAGCCTTGAACATCATCATGACAGGAGCGACGAGACAGCGTGATCTCTTCTACCCTTGGTTCACCCGCGGCATTGCTCTCAGCGAAGACTGGTTCCCCTCTCTCACAGACTATTTTATCCAGAACTCCTACAACTACAGCCCATga